The nucleotide sequence CTGCCTACTGCCGTCCGCATATTCCCCACATTCCCTTCTGCAGCAGCGTTGGACGCCTCATCCCTCAATTCGACAAATCTAGGAATTGCCACAGCGGCCAAGATACCGAGAATAACAATCACCATGACCAATTCGATCAATGTAAACCCTTCAGCCGGTCTCATATCCACACCCCAGGCTCGACTCGGCCATACTGTTTAACCGTTTGTACCCTTGGTCACAACACCGGTACCCGAGCTATAACTGTACGTGTACGGTGATTCAAAGGTCGGAACTGTACCATCGGCAAATAATGATGTCGCCATCGCCGCCGGGAAAGTCGCACCCGATGTCAATGTAGCGGCTGTCTCAGCATAGTAGCCGCTTACGGCTGTTCTCATACCACCAATACTTCCCTCAGCAGAGGCATTACGCGCTTCATCCTGCAAACTTACAAAACGCGGAATCGCCACAGCGGCCAGGATACCGAGAATAACGATAACCATGACCAGCTCGATGAGGGTGAAACCTGATCTTTTT is from Candidatus Omnitrophota bacterium and encodes:
- a CDS encoding prepilin-type N-terminal cleavage/methylation domain-containing protein, with amino-acid sequence MQKRSGFTLIELVMVIVILGILAAVAIPRFVSLQDEARNASAEGSIGGMRTAVSGYYAETAATLTSGATFPAAMATSLFADGTVPTFESPYTYSYSSGTGVVTKGTNG
- a CDS encoding type II secretion system protein gives rise to the protein MRPAEGFTLIELVMVIVILGILAAVAIPRFVELRDEASNAAAEGNVGNMRTAVGSYYGETAATLASGATFPATIMTSLFADAQVPTFDSPYSYTYASGTGVVNKVTTG